One Panicum virgatum strain AP13 chromosome 3N, P.virgatum_v5, whole genome shotgun sequence DNA segment encodes these proteins:
- the LOC120666841 gene encoding pyridoxal kinase-like isoform X1 encodes MARPPILSVALPSDTGRVLSIQSHTVQGYVGNKSAVFPLQLLGFDVDPINSVQFSNHTGYPTFRGQVLNGKQLWDLIEGLEENQLLHYTHLLTGYIGSVSFLDTVLQVVDKLRSVNPDLVYVCDPVLGDEGKLYVPQELISVYQQKVVPVASMLTPNQFEVELLTGLRITSEQDGLTACNTLHSAGPRKVVITSAFIEGRLLLIGSHKKTEEQPPEQFKIEIPKIPAYFTGTGDLTTALLLGWSNKYPDNLETAAELAVSSLQALLKRTVEDYKRSGFDPSTSSLEIRLIQSQDYIRNPAVTCKAVKYARTSLPRLS; translated from the exons ATGGCGCGGCCGCCGATCCTGTCCGTCGCGCTGCCGTCCGACACCGGCCGCGTGCTCAGCATCCAGTCCCACACCGTCCAG GGGTATGTTGGCAACAAATCAGCCGTCTTTCCCCTGCAACTCCTTGGCTTTGATGTGGATCCAATAAACTCTGTACAGTTTTCTAATCACACAG GATACCCAACATTTAGAGGTCAGGTTCTCAATGGAAAACAGCTCTGGGACCTTATCGAAGGACTGGAGGAAAACCAATTACTCCATTATACCCATTTATTAACAG GTTATATAGGCTCGGTTTCCTTTTTAGATACTGTGCTACAAGTTGTTGACAAATTACGATCAGTCAATCCTGATCTTGTATATG TTTGCGACCCAGTTCTAGGTGATGAAGGAAAACTATATGTTCCTCAGGAGCTAATATCTGTTTATCAACAGAAG GTTGTTCCAGTTGCTTCAATGCTTACACCTAACCAATTTGAAGTTGAACTACTTACTGGATTGAG GATCACCTCTGAACAAGATGGCTTGACGGCTTGCAATACCCTCCACAGTGCTGGACCACGGAAG GTGGTTATAACTAGTGCGTTTATTGAAGGCAGGCTGCTCCTTATCGGAAGTCACAAAAAAACAGAG GAACAACCACCAGAACAATTTAAGATTGAGATACCGAAGATACCAGCATATTTCACG GGAACTGGAGATTTAACGACTGCTCTTCTACTTGGATGGAGTAAT AAATATCCTGATAACCTCGAGACAGCAGCAGAACTGGCAGTATCCAGTTTGCAG GCACTCCTAAAAAGAACTGTGGAAGACTATAAAAGGTCTGGCTTTGACCCATCAACCAGCAGCTTAGAGATCCGgttgattcaaagccaagaCTACATCCGAAACCCAGCTGTTACATGCAAGGCTGTGAA GTATGCTAGGACAAGCCTGCCCCGACTTTCATGA
- the LOC120668031 gene encoding protein FAR1-RELATED SEQUENCE 5-like, which yields MNIDEGIHTPHASSMTEGEEGCSRNIITPPATVDPSDIQTPNPGHIYTHRDDMDEAWIPRVGRCFKSEEEAHEFYCTYAEKAGFEPKKANKSGNTRYFRCNRFGKGEYYKKDEAERKTGKTSKKTSCLAMIKLKFRRDEESNEKVAEIEQVRLDHNHVLLPKPTETKQMRAHKNKDPLLLDYVDDLQANDVPNHCVRNIIRGMHGGEENIAMTDKDLENRRAANMRAEHANDVNKLMEFFKDCEAENPQFRWEAKLDTNGCIHSIFWSHASMQGDYIDFGDAMTFDTTYKTNIYDKPLAMFVGSDHHLHNTVFGCALLGDEKQETFEWVFKAFKKCMVKNRTKCILTDEDTAMEAAIKKEFPGITHKICRWHVVNRLSSELNKLYERYKKRDFKQKFNSVLNHPLTPWEFEAAWNNLIAEFKLEENTALQSLYDQRKRYIPVYFKGDYCGRMASTQRSESTNFIMKKCFVGKKTALHRFAKQVLNFLHTRRMKEGAETYHGTSKTLTKTKWEFEIQMGRIYSRNVFKDFETKLFECTAYKIEDDTDAGRNYYLICHTHKTTKICWGQHKFKVRADKEKYDFSCECREWEHTGLFCVHLLRTFIHIQIDKIPAKYIFKRYTKSARRDVAFSREDKILTGDDGNTKNYRTKLLLKKSTKVVQAGSMSKAAFERAIEGMDSVFNEIKDIPHDIGPKKNTTGRNTTGQETYRQGDSDEDMCGHNEGTQEIGQTSNAVVTENNPCHDHLNMASGEVN from the exons ATGAACATAGACGAAGGAATACACACACCACATGCATCGAGCATGACCGAGG GTGAAGAAGGATGTAGCAGAAATATAATCACACCGCCTGCAACTGTTGACCCATCTGATATTCAGACACCGAATCCTGGACATATATACACACAT AGAGACGACATGGACGAAGCTTGGATTCCAAGAGTGGGTAGGTGCTTCAAATCAGAGGAAGAAGCACATGAATTCTACTGTACATATGCTGAAAAGGCAGGTTTCGAGCCAAAAAAGGCTAACAAGTCAGGGAATACTAGGTACTTTAGGTGCAATCGTTTTGGAAAAGGAGAGTACTACAAGAAAGACGAGGCAGAACGAAAAACGGGCAAGACATCAAAGAAGACATCGTGCCTGGCGATGATAAAGCTAAAGTTTAGACGTGATGAAGAAAGTAATGAAAAAGTAGCGGAGATAGAGCAGGTCAGACTAGATCATAACCATGTGTTGCTCCCAAAGCCTACAGAGACAAAACAGATGAGGGCGCACAAGAACAAAGATCCTCTGCTTCTAGACTATGTTGATGACCTACAAGCAAATGACGTTCCTAACCATTGCGTTAGAAACATAATAAGAGGTATGCATGGGGGTGAGGAGAACATAGCAATGACCGACAAAGATCTGGAAAATAG AAGGGCAGCGAATATGAGGGCGGAGCATGCTAATGACGTGAACAAGCTGATGGAATTCTTCAAAGACTGTGAGGCAGAGAACCCCCAATTCCGGTGGGAGGCAAAGCTTGACACGAATGGATGCATACACAGCATATTTTGGAGCCATGCAAGCATGCAAGGGGACTATATAGATTTTGGTGATGCAATGACATTTGATACAACATATAAAACAAATATTTATGATAAACCACTAGCTATGTTTGTTGGCTCTGACCATCACCTACATAACACCGTTTTCGGGTGTGCACTGCTCGGAGATGAAAAACAGGAAACATTCGAGTGGGTTTTCAAAGCATTTAAAAAATGCATGGTCAAGAACCGAACAAAATGTATTCTGACAG ATGAAGATACAGCTATGGAAGCAGCAATCAAGAAGGAGTTTCCAGGGATAACTCACAAAATATGCAGGTGGCATGTAGTAAACAGGCTATCTTCGGAGCTGAACAAATTGTATGAAAG GTACAAGAAACGAGACTTCAAGCAAAAATTTAATTCGGTGCTAAACCATCCACTAACACCTTGGGAGTTTGAGGCAGCATGGAATAATCTAATAGCAGAATTTAAACTAGAAGAAAATACTGCACTTCAAAGCCTTTATGATCAGCGCAAAAGGTATATCCCAGTCTATTTCAAAGGTGATTACTGTGGAAGAATGGCATCCACACAACGCAGCGAGAGCACTAATTTTATTATGAAGAAGTGTTTTGTGGGAAAGAAAACAGCATTGCACAGGTTTGCGAAGCAAGTACTTAATTTTTTGCATACAAGGAGGATGAAGGAAGGTGCGGAGACTTACCATGGaacg AGCAAGACCCTTACAAAGACCAAATGGGAATTCGAGATACAAATGGGAAGAATTTACAGTAGAAATGTGTTTAAAGACTTCGAGACAAAACTGTTTGAATGCACTGCATATAAGATTGAGGACGATACAGATGCAGGTAGGAATTACTATCTAATATGTCATACACACAAGACTACGAAGATATGTTGGGGGCAACACAAATTTAAAGTACGAGCAGACAAAGAGAAGTATGATTTCAGCTGCGAGTGCAGGGAGTGGGAGCACACAG GCCTATTCTGCGTTCATTTGCTGCGGACCTTCATTCACATACAAATTGATAAAATACCTGCGAAATACATTTTCAAGAGGTACACCAAGTCAGCAAGGAGAGATGTGGCATTTAGCAGGGAAGACAAGATTTTAACAGGAGACGATGGAAACACAAAAAACTATAGAACAAAATTGCTACTGAAAAAGAGCACAAAAGTTGTCCAAGCAGGTAGCATGTCGAAGGCTGCGTTTGAAAGAGCAATTGAAGGGATGGATAGCGTGTTCAACGAAATAAAGGACATCCCGCATGATATTGGGCCAAAAAAAAACACGACAGGAAGAAATACAACAGGACAG GAAACATATAGGCAAGGAGACAGTGACGAAGACATGTGCGGGCACAATGAAGGTACACAG GAAATTGGGCAAACAAGTAATGCAGTTGTCACGGAAAATAATCCATGTCATGACCACTTGAACATGGCATCAGGAGAGGTAAATTGA
- the LOC120668030 gene encoding uncharacterized protein LOC120668030: MAENHDLVWEHGDNVGIGFKCKYCRIEKGGGGATRLKEHLAHRGKNVRYCPNVPKEVKELFGLELDRNKQKRKARERQRLREAAAARSEYVDLEGEEEDPALQAALQQSREEAEFRERAGTRYERGGGSGSSQVQDSLTKMLARSRTQVPERVRDYNLGSSSGPRQPRIDTGPWTDKGRNAKSKIGRAWSKFCHAAGIPGRKVDDPYFKAAIIETQKHGTGVKPPTGREIDGVYLEHNEKEIMKEINKWKEQWPIYGVTIMCDSWTGPMRMSVVNFLLYCNARRKIIKDVSAEDVVQIVTDNGSNYKKAWTYVQAASALNPLVNYTMGDK, encoded by the exons ATGGCGGAGAATCATGATCTAGTCTGGGAACATGGAGACAATGTTGGCATTGGCTTCAAGTGCAAGTATTGTCGTATCGAaaagggtggaggaggagcaacaCGACTGAAGGAGCATTTGGCACATCGTGGAAAAAATGTGAGGTATTGTCCTAATGTTCCTAAAGAGGTGAAGGAGTTGTTTGGGCTTGAGCTCGATAGGAACAAGCAAAAAAGGAAAGCACGAGAGCGTCAAAGGTTGAGGGAAGCGGCGGCAGCTAGAAGTGAATATGTGGATTtggaaggggaggaggaagaccctGCTTTACAAGCTGCTCTCCAGCAGTCGAGGGAAGAGGCTGAGTTTAGAGAGAGGGCTGGTACACGGTATGAGAGAGGTGGTGGTTCTGGATCAAGCCAAGTGCAAGATTCGTTGACAAAGATGCTAGCTAGGAGTCGCACACAAGTGCCAGAGCGGGTAAGGGACTACAATCTTGGTTCTAGCTCAGGTCCAAGGCAGCCACGGATAGATACGGGCCCATGGACAGATAAGGGAAGAAATGCTAAGAGCAAGATTGGGAGAGCTTGGTCGAAGTTTTGTCATGCAGCTGGCATACCTGGAAGAAAAGTAGATGACCCATACTTCAAGGCAGCGATCATAGAGACGCAGAAACATG GAACTGGGGTGAAGCCACCTACTGGGAGGGAGATAGATGGTGTGTACTTAGAGCATAATGAGAAAGAAATCATGAAAGAGATTAACAAGTGGAAGGAGCAATGGCCTATTTATGGTGTAACAATCATGTGTGACTCATGGACTGGACCTATGCGCATGAGTGTGGTAAATTTCTTGTTGTACTGCAATG CTCGTCGAAAAATCATCAAAGATGTCAGCGccgaggatgttgtccaaataGTGACAGATAATGGATCTAACTACAAGAAGGCAT GGACTTATGTGCAGGCTGCTTCTGCATTGAACCCATTGGTGAATTATACCATGGGGGACAAGTGA
- the LOC120666842 gene encoding uncharacterized protein LOC120666842, whose product MSHFAAMKSPLPVAASAAASDTKSPLFCPKPRRPVAPLRCHQSGGFSDAGDGVDLLDLLLSKGEESGGLMAASPQPPLFCGSPPRRASNPVVHDSRFGMDYPPMPVPLPVVAAPVPVARPNPRPSVAPSMSPRGASCARARFAFQPAAVRVEGFDCLDRGRGGRGHGITAMA is encoded by the exons ATGAGCCACTTCGCCGCCATGAAGAGCCCCCTTCCCGtcgccgcgtccgccgccgccagcgacaCCAAGAGCCCGCTCTTCTGCCCCAAGCCGCGGCGCCCGGTGGCGCCCCTGCGGTGCCACCAGAGCGGCGGCTTCtcggacgccggcgacggcgtggaTCTCCTCGACCTCCTCCTCTCAAAG GGCGAGGAGAGCGGCGGTCTCATGGCGGCGTCCCCTCAGCCGCCGCTGTTCtgcggctcgccgccgcggcgagcgtCAAACCCGGTGGTCCACGACAGCCGGTTCGGCATGGACTACCCGCCCATGCCCGTGCCCCTGCCGGTGGTGGCCGCCCCGGTGCCGGTGGCCCGGCCCAACCCGCGGCCGTCGGTGGCGCCGTCCATGTCGCCGCGCGGCGCGTCGTGCGCCCGCGCCCGGTTCGCGTTCCAGCCCGCCGCGGTCCGCGTCGAGGGTTTTGACTGCCTCgaccgtggccgcggcgggcgcggccatGGCATCACGGCCATGGCCTAG
- the LOC120666841 gene encoding pyridoxal kinase-like isoform X2 — protein sequence MARPPILSVALPSDTGRVLSIQSHTVQGYVGNKSAVFPLQLLGFDVDPINSVQFSNHTGYPTFRGQVLNGKQLWDLIEGLEENQLLHYTHLLTGYIGSVSFLDTVLQVVDKLRSVNPDLVYVCDPVLGDEGKLYVPQELISVYQQKVVPVASMLTPNQFEVELLTGLRITSEQDGLTACNTLHSAGPRKVVITSAFIEGRLLLIGSHKKTEGTGDLTTALLLGWSNKYPDNLETAAELAVSSLQALLKRTVEDYKRSGFDPSTSSLEIRLIQSQDYIRNPAVTCKAVKYARTSLPRLS from the exons ATGGCGCGGCCGCCGATCCTGTCCGTCGCGCTGCCGTCCGACACCGGCCGCGTGCTCAGCATCCAGTCCCACACCGTCCAG GGGTATGTTGGCAACAAATCAGCCGTCTTTCCCCTGCAACTCCTTGGCTTTGATGTGGATCCAATAAACTCTGTACAGTTTTCTAATCACACAG GATACCCAACATTTAGAGGTCAGGTTCTCAATGGAAAACAGCTCTGGGACCTTATCGAAGGACTGGAGGAAAACCAATTACTCCATTATACCCATTTATTAACAG GTTATATAGGCTCGGTTTCCTTTTTAGATACTGTGCTACAAGTTGTTGACAAATTACGATCAGTCAATCCTGATCTTGTATATG TTTGCGACCCAGTTCTAGGTGATGAAGGAAAACTATATGTTCCTCAGGAGCTAATATCTGTTTATCAACAGAAG GTTGTTCCAGTTGCTTCAATGCTTACACCTAACCAATTTGAAGTTGAACTACTTACTGGATTGAG GATCACCTCTGAACAAGATGGCTTGACGGCTTGCAATACCCTCCACAGTGCTGGACCACGGAAG GTGGTTATAACTAGTGCGTTTATTGAAGGCAGGCTGCTCCTTATCGGAAGTCACAAAAAAACAGAG GGAACTGGAGATTTAACGACTGCTCTTCTACTTGGATGGAGTAAT AAATATCCTGATAACCTCGAGACAGCAGCAGAACTGGCAGTATCCAGTTTGCAG GCACTCCTAAAAAGAACTGTGGAAGACTATAAAAGGTCTGGCTTTGACCCATCAACCAGCAGCTTAGAGATCCGgttgattcaaagccaagaCTACATCCGAAACCCAGCTGTTACATGCAAGGCTGTGAA GTATGCTAGGACAAGCCTGCCCCGACTTTCATGA